CCGGTACTGCTCGCTTCATGCAGCGATGTCACCTGCTGCAGATTCGTTAGCTTGCGCAACTCACTCATGCGTTGCTCATGCTTTTGCTGCAAAACAGCCTGTTGCTGCGGCGTTAGCAGGTGATACATCTGGTTGCGGATGCGGGACATTTCGACCTGCCGCGCAACCTGTGCCTGTGCTAACTTTTCTGCCTGCGCCCTGACGGCTGCTTCATTAAATTCTTCTGCAATCACTAAATTATGCAGTGTTTCTAAGTCGTTTACGTTAACGGGAGGACGCTCATGTTGCGTTTGCTGCATCAGATCCCGCATCTGCTGACGCTGCTGCTCCGAAAGCTTAATGCCGTCAAACATCTGGCTTTGCGGATTTTGCGCTATGCTGCCAGTCAACGCTTCGCCCGGCTGATGCATCCCGTCAATCGTCGTAACGTCTGCTGCCCATGCGCTGGAGTAACTAAAAACCACCGAGGCTGAAGCAAAGACGACGGCGGTTACCTTGCGCATCGTTTACTCCCACATTCGTTTGCGTCATTTGATTTAACGAGATTCAGACTACAGGGATAGCTGCAAACTAGCGTCAGGGGGTGTAAAACTACGTAAAGCGATGGAATGGGGTGTGCGATCACGCTATTTTGCCTGCGGAGGGCTTAAGAAAATGAATAAAATCCTGTTGGTAGATGATGACCGCGAATTAACTTCGCTGCTGAAAGAACTGCTTGAAATGGAAGGGTTTAATATTGTTGTCGCCTCTGATGGCGAACAGGCCTTGAACCTGCTTGACGACTCGATTGACCTGTTATTGCTCGACGTGATGATGCCCCGGAAAAACGGCATCGATACCTTAAAAGAACTGCGCCAGCAGTACCAGACGCCGGTCATTATGCTGACCGCGCGCGGCAGCGAACTGGACCGCGTACTGGGCCTGGAGCTGGGCGCGGATGATTACCTGCCGAAACCTTTCAATGACCGCGAACTGGTGGCGCGCATTCGCGCAATCCTGCGTCGTTCCAGCTGGAGCGAACAGCAGCAGCAGCACGACAACAGCTCCCCGACGCTGGAAGTGGACTGTCTGCGCCTGAACCCGGGGCGTCAGGAAGCGAGCTTCGATAACGTGACGCTGGATCTGACCGGCACCGAATTCACTCTGCTCTATCTACTGGCGCAGCATTTGGGCCAGGTGGTCTCTCGCGAGCATCTGAGCCAGGAAGTGCTGGGCAAACGCCTGACGCCGTTCGATCGCGCTATCGATATGCATATCTCCAACCTGCGCCGTAAACTGCCTGAGCGCCGCGATGGCCACCCCTGGTTTAAAACGTTGCGCGGCCGTGGATACCTGATGGTTTCCGCATCATGATAAGCAGTTTGACCACCCGCATCTTCGCCATCTTCTGGTTAACCCTGGCGCTGGTTTTGATGCTGGTGCTAATGCTTCCCAAGCTCGACTCACGTCAGCTTACGTCGCTGCTGGAAAGCGAGCAGCGACAGGGCACCATGATTGAGCAGCACGTTGAAGCGGAACTGATGCAGGATCCGCCGAACGACCTGATGTGGTGGCGTCGGCTGTTCCGCGCCATTGATAAATGGGCGCCGCCCGGTCAGCGCCTGCTGCTGGTCACCAGCGAAGGGCGGGTGATCGGCGCGCAGCACAACGAAATGCAGATTATCCGTAACTTTATCGGCCAGTCTGACAATGCCGACCACCCGCAGAAAAAGAAATATGGCCGCGTCGAACTGGTCGGCCCCTTTGCCGTACGCGACGGCGAGGACAACTACCAGCTTTACCTGATGCGTCCGGCCAGCAGTTCGCAGCTCGACTTTATCAACCTGCTGTTTGATCGCCCGCTGCTGCTCCTGATCGTTACCATGCTGATCAGTTCGCCGCTGCTGCTCTGGCTGGCCTGGAGCCTGGCGAAGCCAGCGCGCAAGCTGAAACACGCGGCGGATGAGGTGGCGAGCGGCAATCTGCGCCAGCATCCGGAACTGGAAGCGGGGCCGCAGGAGTTTCTCGCCGCCGGCTCCAGCTTCAACCAGATGGTCAGCGCGCTGGAGCGGATGATGACGGCGCAGCAGCGTCTGCTGTCCGACATCTCGCATGAGTTGCGCACCCCGCTAACGCGCCTGCAGCTGGCGACGGCGCTGATGCGTCGCCGCTACGGCGAAGGCAAAGAGCTGGGGCGCATCGAGCTGGAGGCGCAGCGCCTTGACGGCATGATCAACGACCTGCTGGTGCTGTCGCGCACGCAGCACAAAAATGCGCTGGTCAGCGAGGCGATGAAGGCGAACCATCTCTGGAACGGCGTACTGGAAGACGCGAAGTTCGAAGCGGAGCAGATGGGGAAAAAGCTGGAGGTGCCCTATCCGCCGGGTCCCTGGCCGCTCTACGGCAACCCGCACGCGCTGGAAAGCGCGCTGGAGAACATTGTCCGCAATGCGCTACGCTACTCGCACTCGCATATCTCAGTCAGTTTTTCGGTGGACAATCAGGGAATTACAGTACATGTGGATGACGACGGCCCGGGCGTCAGCGCGGAAGATCGCGAACAGATTTTTCGTCCCTTCTATCGCACTGATGAAGCGCGCGACCGCGAATCAGGCGGGACCGGCCTGGGGCTGGCCATCGTGGAAACCGCCGTTCAGCAGCATCGCGGCTGGGTGAAAGCGGATGACAGCCCGCTTGGCGGCCTGCGTCTGACCATCTGGCTGCCGCTGTACTCTGTGCGCTAATTTGATATGCTTCGGCCCTCGTTATCGGGGGCCTTATGCTGAATATCGTCTTATTTGAACCTGAAATACCGCCTAACACCGGCAACATCATCCGTCTGTGCGCCAATACCGGCTTCCAGCTGCATCTGATTGAGCCGCTGGGCTTTGCCTGGGATGATAAGCGTCTGCGCCGCGCCGGGCTGGATTATCATGAATTTACCGCGATTAAACGCCACGCCAGCTTTGAGGATTTCTGCCTCAACGAGAAGCCGGAGCGTCTGTTTGCGCTGACCACCAAAGGCACGCCCGCCCACAGCGCGGTCAGCTACCAGGCAGGCGATTATCTGCTGTTTGGCCCGGAAAGCCGCGGCCTGCCAGATACCATTCTGGGCGCCCTGCCGCCGCAGCAAAAAATCCGTATTCCCATGCTGGCGCAGAGCCGTAGTATGAATCTGTCGAATGCGGTTTCGGTGGTGGTGTACGAAGCCTGGCGCCAGCTGGACTATAGCGGTGCGCTGCTGAAAAGCTAAGCCCGACAGCGCATTGCGCCGCGATCAGATGCCGTCGCCGAATTCAAACCCCGGCACGGTGCCGTTGAAGTGCTGATCCATATCCATTGAGGGTTTTTCGCTGGCCGGTTTGCCGACGATGCGCGCCGGCACGCCGGCGGCGGTGGTGTGGGGCGGCACCGGCTGCAGTACCACCGAACCGGCGCCGATTTTCGCGCCACGTCCCACTTCGATATTACCGAGGATTTTCGCGCCCGCGCCAATCATCACCCCTTCACGAATTTTCGGATGACGATCGCCGCTGGTTTTGCCGGTCCCGCCCAGCGTGACCGACTGCAGAATAGAGACATCGTTTTCCACGACCGCCGTTTCGCCAATCACAATGCCGGTAGCGTGGTCGAGCATAATGCCGCAGCCGATGCGCGCTGCCGGATGGATATCCACGGCGAAAGAGACAGAAATTTCGTTTTGCAGGTAGACCGCCAGCGCCCGGCGGCCCTCATTCCACAGCCAATGGCCGATGCGGTAAGCCTGCAGGGCATGAAAACCTTTCAGGTAGAGCAGCGGCGTGGAGTATTTGTCGATAGCCGGGTCGCGCAGCAGCACCGCCTGAATATCGCGTGCGGCGGCGGCAATCATCGACGGATCCTGACGATACGCCTCTTCAACGATCTCCCGGATGGCGATCGCCGGCATAATGGCATTTGCCAGCTTGTTCGCCAGCATATAGCTTAGCGCGCCCTCCAGGTTTTCATGCTTAAGCAACGTCGCATGGAAAAAGCTGGCCAGCATCGGTTCACAATCCGCAAGGGCTCGCCCTTCTGCTTTGATGTTATTCCAGACCAGCTTCAGTTCTTCATCCGACATTGCTCTCTCCCGATAAAAAAATAGCGTCCGGTTAGCCCGGAACGCCACAGGTATCACAGCCGGGACTCCGCCTCAGCGACTGCTGTTTTCATCCCTACGGGCACGCCCCAGCAAACTCAATGCTGCCTCGCGCGCTGATTTTTCGCAATACAATACCTGATAAATTTGCTCGGTTATCGGCATCTCGACGCCGTAGCGCGCCGCCAGCGCCCTCACCTCTTTGGTGTTGCGATAGCCTTCAACCACCTGACCAATTTGCGCCTGGGCGCTTTCCACATCCACGCCCTGGCCCAGCATCATGCCGAAGCGGCGGTTGCGCGACTGGTTGTCGGTACAGGTCAGCACCAGATCGCCCAGCCCTGCCATGCCCATAAAGGTGGTGGGATCGGCACCCAGCGCTTCGCCAAGGCGGCTCATTTCCGCCAGGCCGCGCGTAATCAGCGCGGTACGGGCGTTGGCGCCGAAACCGATGCCGTCTGAAATCCCGGCGCCGATGGCGATCACGTTTTTCACCGCGCCGCCCAGCTGCACGCCGATAAAATCAGGATTGTTGTAAACGCGGAAGCTTTTGCCGCAGTGCAGCAGCTGTTGCAGATCGTCGGCGAACTGCGGATCGGTGGCGGCCAACGCAATGGCGGTCGGCAAGCCGGCAGCCAGCTCTTTGGCGAAGGTAGGGCCGGAGATCACCGCCAGCGGCAGCGCATCGCCTACAATTTCGCGCGCCACATCCTGCAGCAGGCGGCCGGTTTCGCGCTCCAGCCCTTTCGTGGCCCAAACGATCCGCGAATCGGGACGCAAATGCGGCCTGACCTGGGCCAGCACTTCGCCGAATACGTGGCTCGGCACCACAATCAACAGATCGCGGCTGGCGGCGACGGCGTCGGCCAGATCGGGTTCGGTCGAAAGGGTATCGGGGAAAGGCACGTCCGGCAGAAAGGCGGCGTTGCAGCGATCGGTTTCCAGCTGTGCTAAATGCTGAGGATTATGGCCCCACAACAGCACCTGATGGCCGTTGCGGGCGAGGGTAATGGCCAATGCGGTGCCGTAAGATCCGGCACCCAGCACGGTAACTGACGCGTTACGCTTATTCATCAGGCATCCTGACGAGGTTCGCCGCCTTCTTGCTGCTGCAGGTAGTTCATAAACAGCGCATCGAAGTTGACCGGCGCAAGGTTAAGCTGCGGGAAGGTGCCGCGTGAAACCAGGCTGGTGATGCATTCACGGGCGTACGGGAACAGAATATTCGGGCAGTAGGCGCCGAGGCAGTGTGCCATCTGGGTGCCTTCGATGCCGGAAATGGTGAAGATGCCTGCCTGCTGCACTTCACACAGGAAAGCGGTGTCGGTGCCGACGGAAGCCGTCACGGTCACGCGCAGCACAACTTCGTAAACGCCGTCGCCCAGCTGGCTGGATGCGGTGTCCAGGTCCAGTTTCACTTCCGGCTCCCACTCTTTCTGGAAAACCTGCGGCGCGTTAGGCGCTTCAAAAGAAATATCTTTCGTATAGATACGCTGGATCTGGAATGACATTTCGCTGGTGTTTTGTTCTGACATTGTTATTGAGTCCTGTTAGTTAAAAAAATCCATCGTTACGCCAGTGGCCATTACTTCAGCAGAGGATCAAGCCCTTCGCGGCTGTCCAGCGCGTAAAGATCGTCGCAGCCGCCAATGTGCTGCGCATCGATAAAAATCTGCGGTACGGTCGTGCGGCCGCTGCGCTTGATCATCTCTTCGCGCTTGTTCGCATCGCCATCAATAGGGATTTCCTGGAAAGCGACGCCCTTTTGCGCCAGCAGCGCTTTTGCCCGATGGCAGTAAGGACAGGTCGCTTTGGTATACATCTCTACGTTAGCCATATTCAGCACCTTATGAAGTTATTTGCCACGCACCAGCGGCAGATTTTCACTGCTCCAGCCTGCGACGCCGTCTTTCAGCACGCTGACCTGTTCAAAACCTGCCGCGTTCAGTTGAGCGGCGGATTCGAATGCGGAATTACCTGTCGCGCACACTACAATTATGGGCTGGGCTTTATGCTTTTCCAGCTCGCCGAAGCTGCCCTTTTTAATATCCGCCGCCTGAATATTATGTGCGCCGGAAATGTGACCTTTACGAAACTCATCGCGGGAGCGGGTATCGACGACAACCGCATCTTCCTTGTTAATTAAACGCGTAGCTTCACCGCGGCTGATGGTTTTAACTTTGGAAAACATGCCTTTAAAGGTGGTCACGATTACCAAAACCAGCAGCACGACCCATGCCAGACAGAGAATGGGGTGATTGCTTGCGAATTGCATAATTTCTTGCATGAGGGGTAACAACTCCCGACAGGGTTAATAAGCGAAAATGAGGTTTCTGAGTATACCTGCGCCACTTCTCATGTACAGTCGTGAAGCGGACAGAGTGTCGTTTTCTGCGGCATAAAGAGGAAAAAAATTGCCACGGCGCCAACATCGCGGAAACGAAACGCGCAAAAGGCGCGGCAAAGCGCATAATTATCCGCTAAGGTCCTTTTAACAGAGCGAACGGCCTGTTTTCAGCAGCTATTGCGTAGTTAAAGCGTCAGCTTTGACATGAACAGAAACGGAAAAGCGCGGCCGATTGCTGGCAAGCCGCTATTCATCGTGGAATAATCGGTTCTTATGAGGGAAAAAGCATCAGTTTTACACACATGGACTCCAGGTAACTTTATGGCCTGTTACGCGCCGTTACGCAGCAGTTTGTCCGCGCTTTCCGCCAGCCTGTTATGCGCTGGCGCGCTGCTGTTGCCGCTTCACGCCGGCGCAGCGGAGGACAGCAAGTCACAGCTTAAATCCATTCAGCAGGATATTGCGGAAAAAGAAAAAAGCGTCCGGCTGCAGAAAGAGCAGCGCAGCAAGCTGCTTGACCAGCTGCAGAGCCAGGAGAAAGTGATTGCCGAAGCCAGCCGCAAGTTGCGCCAGACGCAGCAGCAGCTGACCCGCCTGAACAAAGATATCGATGCCCTCACCCACTCTATCGAGCGGCTGCAAAAGCAGCAGGCGCAGCAGGAAAACCTGCTGGCGCAACAGCTTGACGCCGCGTTCCGTCAGGGCAAACACAGCGGCCTGCAATTGCTGCTCAGTGGTGAAGAGAGCCAGCGCAACGAGCGCATTCTTTCCTACTTCGGCTACCTCAATGAAGCGCGTCAGAAAACCATTGGCGAACTGCAGCAAACGCGCCGCGATCTCGCGGCGCAAAAAGCCGATCTGCTGAATAAGCAAAATCAGCAGAAGGCGTTGCTCAGCGAGCAGCAAACTCAGCAGGGACGGCTGGAAGAGGCGCGCGTCGCGCGGAAAAAAACGCTGGCCACGCTGGAAAATGCGCTGGAGAAAGATCAGGCCGATCTGGTGGAAATGCGCCAGAACGAAAGCCGTCTGCAGGATAAAATTGCCCGCGCCGAGCGTGAAGCCAAAGCGCGCGCCGAACGCGAAGCCCGCGAGGCGGAGCAGGTGCGTAAACGCCAGGCGCAGGCGAAGGCGAAAGGCTCCACCTATAAACCGACCGAAAGCGAACGCTCGTTGATGTCGCGCACCGGCGGTCTTGGCCGTCCCGGCGGCCAGGCGTTCTGGCCGGTACGCGGCCATATTGAACATCGCTTCGGTGAGGCGTTGCAGGGCGAGCTGCGCTGGAAAGGTCTGGTGATCGATGCGCCGGAAGGCACCGAAGTCAAAGCGATCGCCGACGGGCGCGTGCTGATGGCCGACTGGCTGCAGGGCTACGGCCTGGTGGTGGTGGTCGAGCATGGCAAAGGCGACATGAGCCTGTACGGCTATAACCAGAGCGCGCTGGTCAGCACCGGCGATCAGGTCAGGGCCGGCCAGCCGATTGCGCTGGTCGGCACCAGCGGCGGCCGCGGCACGCCGTCGCTCTATTTCGAAATCCGTCGTCAGGGACAGGCGGTCAACCCACTCCCGTGGTTAGGAAGATAGTTTTGTTTTCAGTGAAAAAAATTGCCGCCGCGCTGGGCGGCCTGCTGCTGCTCGGTTCGGCCAACGCCGGTAAGCTCGCCATCGTGATCGATGATTTCGGCTACCGCCCGCAGCAGGAAAATCAGGTGCTGCAGATGCCCAACGCCATTTCGGTCGCGGTGCTGCCTACCGCCCCGCACGCGCATGAAATGGCGACCAAAGCGCATCAGCGCGGCCATGAAGTGCTTATCCACCTGCCGATGGCGCCGCTCAGCAAGCAGCCGCTGGAGCGCGACACGCTGCAGCCGGAGATGGGTCAGGAAGAGATCGCGCGCATTATCCGCAACGCGGTAGCGAACGTGCCCTATGCCGTCGGCATGAATAACCATATGGGCAGCAAGATGACTTCCAGCCTGCCGGGAATGCTTAAGGTGATGCAGGTGCTGGATCACTATAATCTCTACTTTCTCGACAGCATGACGATTGGCAACAGCCAGGCGACGCGCGCCGCCGCGGGTACCCAGGTGAAGGTGATTAAGCGCCGCGTCTTCCTCGACGATAACCAGAACGAAGCGGAAATCCGCAAACAGTTTAATCGCGCAGTGCATCTGGCGCAGCGCAACGGCTCCGCGATCGCCATCGGCCATCCCCATCCCACCACCGTTCGCGTGCTGCAGCAGATGCTGCCAGCCCTGCCTGCGGATATTACGCTGGTGCGTCCCAGCCAGCTGCTGAACGAGCCGCAGCGCGACGGGCCGGCCGCTGTGCCCGCACAACCGACGTCGCCGCCGAAGCCGCATAATCCGTTCCGCGGCCTTGCCGTATGCCAGACGCCGCAGCCGGTGCCGCCGGTGCCGGCGACGCGTGCGCTGTCGGTCATTGCCGACAGTGTTCAGCAGAGCGCGCTGGTGCAAAAAATAGGCAGCCTGTTCTGATCGGTTGCCCATCGTCAGGGCGGCAGTAAATCACTATAATGCCGCCCTGATATTTCACCTTCCGTGGGCGTAAGGATAGGACGCGATGACGCAACCTCGACAAAAAATCCTGTTATTGGATAACGGCAGAGAATGGGGCGGCGGCACAAATAGCATGCTGGAGCTGCTCAAACGCGTCGATCGTGACCGTTTCGATATAACCTGCTGTTTTTATTACAACTATCAGCGCGGCGAAGGTGAAACGATCGAATCGGTACTGACGGCGCTTGGCATACCGGTGGTCTTTATTCCGCAGCGCAAGCAGCCGCTTTCCGCCAAGCTGCAGAAAGAGCTGCTGCGTGCGTTGCTGTTTTTCAGCCGTCCGCTGAAAAAACGCGTCACCGATGCGATCGATCGCAGCTGGCGCGTGGCGCCGAACGCCCGCAGCCTGCGCGAGCTGCTGCTGCAGGGCGGCTACCAGACGCTTTATATGAACAATCAGCCCAGCACCAACGTAGAGGGTTATCTGGCGGTGAAAGATCTGCCTGTTGGCCTGGTGCAGCATTGTCGTATCGAACCCCAGCTCACTCCCTCGCTGGTGGAGATGATCAACCAGCGCGTCGATGCGATTATCGCCGTCTCTCACGGCGTCAGCCAGACGCTGCGCGACGGCGGCGTCGATGCCGCGCGCTGCTTCACGGTATCCAACGCGATCGATATCCACCAGCCGCTGCCCGATCGCGCGACCGTACGCGCCCGGCTTGGCCTGCCGACCGATAGCTTTCTCTTCGGCAGCATTGGCTCGCTGATCCCGCGCAAGGCGACGCATCACACTCTGCAGGCGCTCAGCGCCTTTCGCCGCGCCTCGCCGACCGTAAACTGGCATATGGTGGTGGTCGGCACCGGCCCTGAGCTGGAAAACCTGCAGCAGCTGGCGGCGCGGGAAGGCATCGCCGATCGCGTCATCTTCACTGGCTTTCGCAACAACCCGCTCGATTATCTGGCGGCGATGGATGTCTTTGTGCTGGCGTCACGCAGCGAAGGCCTGCCACGCGTGGTCCTGGAAGCGATGCTGGTTAACACCGCAGTGATCGGCTCGCGCGTAGTGGGCACCGCCGAACTGGTTGATGACGGGCGCACCGGTCTGCTGTTTGACTATGGTGATACGGCGCGGCTCTGCGCGCATATGCAGGCGCTCTCCCAGGATAACGCTTTGCGCCAGCAGCTGATATCCCAGGCGAATGCCAACGTTAAGGCTCATTACGCTATCGAACATTATGTCGCAGGCGTCGAAGCGCTCCTGCAGAGCGTGGCAAAGGAACCCCTACCGCATGTTTAACTTTCTTAACCCGCAATACCGCTATATCACCTCTCGCCATAATATCCCTTACGCCCAGGCGGATGTGCAGGGCAACCTGCCCGTGACCTCCGTGGTGATCCCCTGCACCGGCGCCGATTTTATTGAAGAAGCGGAGCTGAGCGCGCTGTTCGCCGCCCGCTATGCCAGACAGGCCGAAGAGATTGTGATCGTCAGCGACCAGCCTGCCACGCTGTTTCGCCATCTGCCGGAAAAAACCCGCGTGGTCACGCTGGATGTGCCGCTGCGTGAGGAGAACTACCGCTATAAGCAGATCTACCGCAGCCGTTTAATTAAAATACAGGCCCCGCTGTACGCCGCTACTGATGCGATCTTAATGATTGATTCTGATTTAAACCTGTTGCAGATGCCGGATATCCGTCCAAAAGATGGTCATCTCTATTCCAGTTTCCGTCAGGGGAAAATGGCGGCGAAGCTGGAAGGCGCGTCAGCGGAAAACCGGCCGGCCTATTACCGCAACAGCATCCGCCCCTATCTGGTCGATCACGTGAACAGCGCGTTTTTGGTCGCCACACGCAACACCTGGCAGCGGCTCTGCCCTTTATGGAAAGCGCTGTTTAATGACACCTGGCACTTGATGGATGACACGCAGCCGCCGACGGATCAACTGCCGCTGGCGCTGTTATTAGATATGCTTGATGTCAAAACGGTCAATCTGGGTGACTGGGTAAACTGGCCGGTCTCCAAACGGATTGGCGGGCAGGAAGCGGTAATCCCGAAAGAGGTAATTGGCGCACATGGCGGCTTTCCGCTGTCAGAGTGGCAGAAATATCTCCAGTCCGCTGACGCCCCGCTGCTGTTTAAAGGCCAGGACTATACGCGCAAAGTGCGTTACCTGACCGACGCTGAGAAAAAACAGTAAGCTGCTGCCCCCGCAACGCCTGGTGCGTTGCGGGTTACGCCTGACGGGATCACTCCCAGCTTAACACCACCTTGCCCGAACGCCCGGAGCGCATCTCATCAAAGCCCTGCTGGAACGCATCGATAGCATAGCGATGGGTAATAATCGGCGTCAGGTCGAGCCCTGACTGGATCAGCGCCGCCATCTTATACCAGGTTTCAAACATCTCCCGGCCATAAATGCCCTTGATAAACAGCCCTTTGAAAATCACCTGATTCCAGTCGATCGCCATATCCGACGGTGGAATGCCCAGCAGCGCGATGCGGCCGCCGTGATTCATCGCCTCCAGCATTGCGCGGAACGCCGGCGGCGCGCCTGACATCTCAAGACCGACATCAAAGCCCTCGGTCATGCCCAGCTCGCGCATTACCTGCGACAGCGATTCGCGGCTGACATCGACCGCACGCGTAACACCCATCTGGCGCGCCAGCTCAAGGCGGTACGCGTTAACATCGGTGATCACCACATGACGCGCGCCCACATGTTTGCACACCGCCGCCGCCATAATGCCGATCGGCCCGGCGCCGGTAATCAGCACATCTTCGCCGACCAGATCGAACGAGAGCGCGGTATGCACTGCGTTGCCGAAAGGATCGAAAATCGCCGCCAGCTCATCCGGGATATTTTCCGGAATTTTAAATGCGTTAAAGGCGGGGATGACCAGATATTCGGCGAAACAGCCCTGACGGTTTACGCCAACGCCGACGGTGTTGCGGCAAAGGTGAGTGCGGCCGGCGCGGCAGTTGCGGCAGTGCCCGCAGGTAATATGCCCTTCGCCGGAAACGCGATCGCCGACGGAAAAGCCTTTGACCTCTTGCCCCATTGCCACCACCTCGCCCACATACTCATGACCAACAATCATCGGCACCGGTATGGTTTTCCGCGACCACTCATCCCAGTTATAGATATGAATATCGGTGCCGCAAATGGCGGTTTTGCGGATTTTAATCAGCAGATCGTTGTGGCCAGGCTCAGGGATCGGCGCATCCGTCACCATCCAGATCC
This DNA window, taken from Mixta gaviniae, encodes the following:
- the trmL gene encoding tRNA (uridine(34)/cytosine(34)/5-carboxymethylaminomethyluridine(34)-2'-O)-methyltransferase TrmL translates to MLNIVLFEPEIPPNTGNIIRLCANTGFQLHLIEPLGFAWDDKRLRRAGLDYHEFTAIKRHASFEDFCLNEKPERLFALTTKGTPAHSAVSYQAGDYLLFGPESRGLPDTILGALPPQQKIRIPMLAQSRSMNLSNAVSVVVYEAWRQLDYSGALLKS
- the cpxR gene encoding envelope stress response regulator transcription factor CpxR, with the protein product MNKILLVDDDRELTSLLKELLEMEGFNIVVASDGEQALNLLDDSIDLLLLDVMMPRKNGIDTLKELRQQYQTPVIMLTARGSELDRVLGLELGADDYLPKPFNDRELVARIRAILRRSSWSEQQQQHDNSSPTLEVDCLRLNPGRQEASFDNVTLDLTGTEFTLLYLLAQHLGQVVSREHLSQEVLGKRLTPFDRAIDMHISNLRRKLPERRDGHPWFKTLRGRGYLMVSAS
- the grxC gene encoding glutaredoxin 3, which gives rise to MANVEMYTKATCPYCHRAKALLAQKGVAFQEIPIDGDANKREEMIKRSGRTTVPQIFIDAQHIGGCDDLYALDSREGLDPLLK
- a CDS encoding rhodanese-like domain-containing protein, with protein sequence MQEIMQFASNHPILCLAWVVLLVLVIVTTFKGMFSKVKTISRGEATRLINKEDAVVVDTRSRDEFRKGHISGAHNIQAADIKKGSFGELEKHKAQPIIVVCATGNSAFESAAQLNAAGFEQVSVLKDGVAGWSSENLPLVRGK
- the cpxA gene encoding envelope stress sensor histidine kinase CpxA, which encodes MISSLTTRIFAIFWLTLALVLMLVLMLPKLDSRQLTSLLESEQRQGTMIEQHVEAELMQDPPNDLMWWRRLFRAIDKWAPPGQRLLLVTSEGRVIGAQHNEMQIIRNFIGQSDNADHPQKKKYGRVELVGPFAVRDGEDNYQLYLMRPASSSQLDFINLLFDRPLLLLIVTMLISSPLLLWLAWSLAKPARKLKHAADEVASGNLRQHPELEAGPQEFLAAGSSFNQMVSALERMMTAQQRLLSDISHELRTPLTRLQLATALMRRRYGEGKELGRIELEAQRLDGMINDLLVLSRTQHKNALVSEAMKANHLWNGVLEDAKFEAEQMGKKLEVPYPPGPWPLYGNPHALESALENIVRNALRYSHSHISVSFSVDNQGITVHVDDDGPGVSAEDREQIFRPFYRTDEARDRESGGTGLGLAIVETAVQQHRGWVKADDSPLGGLRLTIWLPLYSVR
- the envC gene encoding murein hydrolase activator EnvC, with translation MREKASVLHTWTPGNFMACYAPLRSSLSALSASLLCAGALLLPLHAGAAEDSKSQLKSIQQDIAEKEKSVRLQKEQRSKLLDQLQSQEKVIAEASRKLRQTQQQLTRLNKDIDALTHSIERLQKQQAQQENLLAQQLDAAFRQGKHSGLQLLLSGEESQRNERILSYFGYLNEARQKTIGELQQTRRDLAAQKADLLNKQNQQKALLSEQQTQQGRLEEARVARKKTLATLENALEKDQADLVEMRQNESRLQDKIARAEREAKARAEREAREAEQVRKRQAQAKAKGSTYKPTESERSLMSRTGGLGRPGGQAFWPVRGHIEHRFGEALQGELRWKGLVIDAPEGTEVKAIADGRVLMADWLQGYGLVVVVEHGKGDMSLYGYNQSALVSTGDQVRAGQPIALVGTSGGRGTPSLYFEIRRQGQAVNPLPWLGR
- the gpsA gene encoding NAD(P)H-dependent glycerol-3-phosphate dehydrogenase, producing MNKRNASVTVLGAGSYGTALAITLARNGHQVLLWGHNPQHLAQLETDRCNAAFLPDVPFPDTLSTEPDLADAVAASRDLLIVVPSHVFGEVLAQVRPHLRPDSRIVWATKGLERETGRLLQDVAREIVGDALPLAVISGPTFAKELAAGLPTAIALAATDPQFADDLQQLLHCGKSFRVYNNPDFIGVQLGGAVKNVIAIGAGISDGIGFGANARTALITRGLAEMSRLGEALGADPTTFMGMAGLGDLVLTCTDNQSRNRRFGMMLGQGVDVESAQAQIGQVVEGYRNTKEVRALAARYGVEMPITEQIYQVLYCEKSAREAALSLLGRARRDENSSR
- a CDS encoding divergent polysaccharide deacetylase family protein, which translates into the protein MFSVKKIAAALGGLLLLGSANAGKLAIVIDDFGYRPQQENQVLQMPNAISVAVLPTAPHAHEMATKAHQRGHEVLIHLPMAPLSKQPLERDTLQPEMGQEEIARIIRNAVANVPYAVGMNNHMGSKMTSSLPGMLKVMQVLDHYNLYFLDSMTIGNSQATRAAAGTQVKVIKRRVFLDDNQNEAEIRKQFNRAVHLAQRNGSAIAIGHPHPTTVRVLQQMLPALPADITLVRPSQLLNEPQRDGPAAVPAQPTSPPKPHNPFRGLAVCQTPQPVPPVPATRALSVIADSVQQSALVQKIGSLF
- the secB gene encoding protein-export chaperone SecB, which codes for MSEQNTSEMSFQIQRIYTKDISFEAPNAPQVFQKEWEPEVKLDLDTASSQLGDGVYEVVLRVTVTASVGTDTAFLCEVQQAGIFTISGIEGTQMAHCLGAYCPNILFPYARECITSLVSRGTFPQLNLAPVNFDALFMNYLQQQEGGEPRQDA
- the cysE gene encoding serine O-acetyltransferase codes for the protein MSDEELKLVWNNIKAEGRALADCEPMLASFFHATLLKHENLEGALSYMLANKLANAIMPAIAIREIVEEAYRQDPSMIAAAARDIQAVLLRDPAIDKYSTPLLYLKGFHALQAYRIGHWLWNEGRRALAVYLQNEISVSFAVDIHPAARIGCGIMLDHATGIVIGETAVVENDVSILQSVTLGGTGKTSGDRHPKIREGVMIGAGAKILGNIEVGRGAKIGAGSVVLQPVPPHTTAAGVPARIVGKPASEKPSMDMDQHFNGTVPGFEFGDGI
- the cpxP gene encoding cell-envelope stress modulator CpxP; translation: MRKVTAVVFASASVVFSYSSAWAADVTTIDGMHQPGEALTGSIAQNPQSQMFDGIKLSEQQRQQMRDLMQQTQHERPPVNVNDLETLHNLVIAEEFNEAAVRAQAEKLAQAQVARQVEMSRIRNQMYHLLTPQQQAVLQQKHEQRMSELRKLTNLQQVTSLHEASSTGSNQ